In Sphingobacterium thalpophilum, a genomic segment contains:
- a CDS encoding cation:proton antiporter has translation MRKYRNTIFYVVLVGTLLGVMYWMIHLGAQLEAPELLRGEKTSQGAWKDFTSTLFNSLQHPLAILLAQIVTIIIAARIMGWICIKIKQPVVIGEMLAGIILGPSLLGLYFPEFSHTLFPVESLSNLQFLSQIGLILFMFIIGMELDLNVLRNKAHDAVVISHASIVIPFTLGISLAYFLYLFHPPTNVEFLSYSLFIGISMSITAFPVLARIIQERGLQKSKLGAMAITCAAADDITAWCILAVVIAIVKAGDFASALYTIGLAVAYVLIMIKIVRPFLMRVGEVKGSKEALSKPVVAIFFIVLLLSAYATEVIGIHALFGAFMAGAIMPEGSRFRTAFIEKIEDVSTLLLLPLFFVYTGLRTQIGLLNDPQLWMITIGIILVAVIGKFAGSTLAARFVGQSWKDSLNIGALMNTRGLMELIVLNIGYDLGVLSAELFSMMVVMALVTTFMTGPSLDLINFLYRPKKSLLQEDIQDKSKFKILLSFAKSNTGISLLYLADALTLKSKKNAEITALHIEPSNELHHYEVETQELDSFREIKQVAQQLEQPIQTVFKISSDIDSEIVQTSNERDQDLLLLGVSESIYEGSLLGRFLDFTTRIVNPEKLFHTVTNAESPFTTFDRNQQINAKVNAMVGILIDKDFVKAKRVIVPVVLKNDEFLCEIIQRLIQHSDAQIIVWDLNQVLKTNESFKEKLRQLEQLVPNHLTITEKELNSDTWRDHDLMLISLPSWNKIVNKKVHWLPFTPSTLLMADRKP, from the coding sequence ATGAGGAAATATAGGAATACAATTTTCTATGTAGTTTTAGTTGGTACATTACTTGGGGTGATGTATTGGATGATTCATTTGGGGGCACAGCTAGAGGCTCCAGAGCTACTGCGTGGGGAGAAAACAAGTCAAGGTGCCTGGAAGGATTTTACATCAACTTTATTCAATAGTCTGCAGCATCCGCTAGCGATATTATTGGCTCAAATCGTGACGATCATTATCGCGGCACGTATTATGGGCTGGATTTGCATTAAGATTAAGCAGCCTGTGGTAATCGGAGAGATGCTCGCAGGTATCATATTGGGACCATCATTGCTGGGGCTCTATTTTCCTGAATTTTCGCATACACTTTTTCCTGTAGAATCGCTCAGTAATTTGCAGTTTTTGAGTCAAATTGGGCTAATCTTATTTATGTTTATCATTGGAATGGAGCTGGATCTGAATGTGCTGCGAAATAAAGCGCATGATGCTGTTGTCATTTCTCATGCAAGCATTGTGATCCCATTTACGTTGGGAATTTCATTGGCTTATTTTTTATACCTATTCCATCCACCTACAAATGTAGAGTTTCTATCCTATAGCTTGTTTATTGGTATTTCCATGAGTATCACAGCATTTCCTGTCCTTGCCAGAATTATACAAGAAAGAGGATTGCAAAAAAGTAAGCTAGGTGCAATGGCGATTACCTGCGCGGCTGCAGACGACATTACGGCTTGGTGTATACTCGCTGTCGTAATTGCAATCGTCAAAGCCGGTGATTTCGCTAGTGCGTTGTATACAATAGGGCTTGCTGTTGCTTATGTGCTCATTATGATTAAGATCGTGCGCCCATTTTTGATGCGCGTAGGAGAGGTGAAAGGTAGTAAGGAAGCTTTGAGTAAACCTGTTGTTGCTATTTTCTTTATTGTGCTGTTATTGTCTGCTTATGCAACCGAAGTAATCGGTATCCATGCACTTTTTGGTGCATTTATGGCGGGAGCAATCATGCCCGAAGGAAGTCGATTCCGAACAGCATTCATCGAAAAAATCGAAGATGTCTCTACTTTGTTATTGTTGCCTTTATTTTTTGTCTATACTGGACTGCGTACGCAGATCGGTCTACTTAATGATCCTCAGTTATGGATGATTACCATTGGTATTATTTTGGTCGCGGTTATTGGGAAATTTGCAGGTAGTACGTTGGCGGCGCGTTTTGTCGGTCAAAGCTGGAAAGATAGTTTGAATATCGGCGCGTTAATGAATACGCGGGGTTTGATGGAACTTATCGTCCTCAATATTGGATACGATCTTGGCGTTTTAAGTGCTGAATTATTTTCGATGATGGTCGTTATGGCCTTAGTGACCACCTTTATGACAGGGCCATCCTTAGATCTTATCAATTTTCTCTATCGACCAAAGAAGAGTTTATTGCAGGAAGATATCCAGGATAAATCGAAATTTAAGATTCTATTGTCTTTTGCGAAAAGTAATACTGGGATTTCGCTACTGTATCTAGCTGATGCTTTAACGTTGAAATCGAAAAAGAATGCTGAAATTACTGCATTACATATTGAACCTTCAAACGAATTACATCATTATGAGGTGGAAACCCAGGAACTGGATAGTTTTCGTGAAATCAAGCAGGTCGCTCAGCAACTCGAACAGCCTATTCAGACAGTATTTAAAATTTCTAGTGATATCGATAGTGAGATTGTTCAAACTTCCAATGAACGCGATCAGGATTTATTACTTTTGGGTGTCAGCGAATCCATCTATGAGGGGAGTTTATTGGGGCGATTTTTAGATTTTACTACGCGGATTGTAAATCCTGAAAAGTTATTCCATACGGTTACAAATGCCGAGTCTCCCTTTACGACATTTGATAGAAATCAGCAGATCAACGCCAAAGTGAATGCAATGGTAGGCATTTTAATTGATAAAGACTTTGTGAAGGCGAAGCGAGTGATCGTTCCTGTTGTTTTGAAAAATGATGAATTTCTATGTGAAATCATACAGCGCCTTATTCAGCATTCGGATGCTCAGATCATCGTATGGGATCTGAATCAAGTGCTGAAAACCAATGAAAGCTTCAAGGAGAAATTGAGGCAATTGGAACAACTTGTTCCCAACCATCTCACAATAACGGAAAAAGAGTTAAACAGTGATACCTGGCGGGACCATGACTTAATGTTGATCAGCCTGCCCAGCTGGAACAAAATTGTCAATAAAAAAGTACATTGGCTTCCTTTTACGCCATCCACACTGTTGATGGCGGATCGCAAACCATAA
- a CDS encoding cold-shock protein, giving the protein MNTGKIKFFNETKGFGFITPEDGSADVFVHVSALKNQVSEGDVVTYDVERTPKGISATNVKLA; this is encoded by the coding sequence ATGAATACAGGTAAAATTAAATTTTTCAATGAAACTAAAGGTTTTGGTTTTATTACACCAGAGGATGGTAGTGCAGATGTTTTCGTACACGTTTCTGCGCTTAAAAACCAAGTATCTGAAGGCGACGTTGTTACTTATGATGTAGAAAGAACTCCAAAGGGGATCAGCGCTACAAATGTAAAATTGGCGTAA
- a CDS encoding dienelactone hydrolase family protein, translating into MSHSINIKTAGKNLEQAEKAIVMIHGRGGSAEDILGMSSYLHVDNFALLEPQAENHTWYPYSFIAPVQENEPWLSSAIDLIDHTVKLALKSGILAENIYFFGFSQGACLTLEYLARHAQRYGGAIAIIGGVIGEEINRDNYTGDFAQTPIFIGTSDPDFHVPLERVEATVSILAQMNANVKLMVYQDAGHTINREEINLANEFVLQGI; encoded by the coding sequence ATGAGTCATTCAATAAATATTAAAACAGCTGGTAAAAATTTAGAACAGGCAGAAAAAGCCATTGTGATGATCCATGGTCGTGGGGGGAGTGCAGAAGACATCCTTGGCATGTCATCCTATCTTCATGTCGATAATTTTGCACTACTTGAACCGCAGGCAGAAAATCACACTTGGTATCCCTATTCTTTTATTGCTCCCGTACAAGAGAACGAACCCTGGTTGAGTTCCGCAATTGATCTGATCGATCATACGGTTAAACTAGCTTTAAAGAGTGGGATACTCGCCGAAAACATCTATTTTTTTGGATTTTCTCAGGGTGCCTGTTTAACACTAGAATACCTTGCACGGCATGCGCAGCGCTATGGTGGGGCTATAGCAATTATAGGCGGGGTAATCGGTGAAGAAATTAACAGGGATAATTACACGGGGGACTTTGCACAAACGCCTATTTTTATTGGCACGAGCGATCCCGATTTCCATGTTCCTCTTGAGCGGGTTGAAGCTACGGTATCCATCTTAGCACAAATGAATGCCAATGTAAAGCTCATGGTATATCAAGACGCGGGACACACCATCAATCGCGAAGAGATCAATCTCGCAAACGAATTCGTTCTTCAAGGAATATAG
- a CDS encoding ester cyclase: protein MKNRTIVKVMTFSVLLLTLGCQQPQTNESKEAAQKQLDENKENKRIVLDFYQQMFGDKDVSAVDKYISPGYIQHNPSVADGAAAFKLAAAKWFEGQPKTKIDVQHIASDGDLVFIHLKNKNPDGSLKSTIDIFRLEKGKIVEHWDAQQDVPKNEANAHPMF from the coding sequence ATGAAAAATAGAACAATAGTTAAGGTCATGACTTTCTCTGTTTTATTGCTAACGCTGGGCTGTCAGCAGCCACAGACAAATGAATCAAAGGAGGCTGCACAAAAACAACTTGACGAAAACAAAGAGAATAAAAGAATCGTTTTAGATTTTTATCAGCAAATGTTTGGTGATAAGGATGTTTCTGCAGTTGATAAGTACATTTCTCCCGGATATATCCAACATAATCCCTCTGTTGCGGATGGAGCAGCAGCATTTAAGCTCGCTGCGGCGAAATGGTTTGAAGGGCAGCCTAAAACGAAGATTGATGTGCAACACATTGCTTCGGATGGAGATTTGGTCTTCATACACCTAAAGAATAAGAATCCAGATGGTAGTCTTAAATCGACTATTGATATCTTCAGGCTAGAAAAAGGTAAAATTGTGGAGCATTGGGATGCACAGCAAGATGTGCCTAAAAATGAAGCAAACGCACATCCTATGTTTTAA
- a CDS encoding DEAD/DEAH box helicase: MEFKQLSLIAPLLKAITETGYTHPTAIQQKAIPIVLQGNDLIGCAQTGTGKTAAFALPLLQRLEETKTSGKLVPIRALILTPTRELAIQIGDNINLYRKYLKLNYCTIFGGVSQEKQVKEIKKGIDILVATPGRLLDLMNQKIVSLDKIEILILDEADNMLDMGFIHDIKKILAKVPSKRQTLFFSATMPPNIRKFAHGILHKPIEVDVTPVSSTAEKVNQSVFFVEKKEKIKLLTSILKKLKHERTIVFSRTKHGADKIVKLLAKNGLRAAAIHGNKSQNARQKALGEFKDSHLKILIATDIAARGIDIEQLPLVINYDLPNVPETYVHRIGRTGRAGQEGKAISFCDVEERPYLADIEKLIGLKIKIEKINK, encoded by the coding sequence ATGGAATTTAAACAACTCAGTTTAATCGCTCCGCTTTTAAAAGCAATAACAGAAACAGGCTATACACACCCTACTGCAATTCAACAAAAAGCCATTCCAATTGTATTGCAAGGAAACGATCTTATTGGCTGTGCACAAACGGGAACCGGTAAAACGGCCGCTTTTGCACTTCCGCTTTTACAACGTCTTGAAGAAACTAAGACATCAGGTAAACTCGTTCCCATTAGAGCTTTGATTCTTACACCAACACGTGAACTAGCCATTCAAATTGGAGACAATATCAACTTATACCGAAAATATCTAAAACTAAACTATTGCACTATTTTTGGTGGAGTAAGCCAAGAAAAGCAAGTTAAAGAAATTAAAAAAGGTATTGATATTCTTGTTGCTACCCCAGGCCGCTTACTGGATTTAATGAATCAAAAGATAGTTTCTCTAGATAAAATCGAGATCTTGATATTAGACGAGGCGGACAACATGCTGGACATGGGCTTTATTCATGACATCAAGAAGATCCTCGCCAAGGTTCCTTCAAAGCGACAAACATTGTTTTTCTCGGCGACAATGCCTCCTAATATCCGTAAATTCGCGCATGGCATATTACACAAGCCTATTGAAGTTGACGTCACCCCGGTAAGCTCAACAGCCGAGAAAGTAAATCAATCTGTATTTTTTGTTGAAAAGAAGGAGAAGATCAAATTATTGACGAGCATATTAAAAAAGCTGAAGCATGAGCGCACCATTGTATTCTCCCGAACAAAACACGGAGCGGATAAAATCGTCAAGTTGCTTGCGAAAAATGGCTTAAGAGCAGCGGCCATTCACGGAAATAAATCGCAAAATGCAAGACAAAAAGCTTTAGGTGAATTTAAGGACAGTCATCTTAAAATTTTGATCGCTACCGATATTGCAGCAAGAGGAATCGATATCGAACAACTACCGCTTGTGATTAATTATGATCTCCCAAATGTACCGGAAACCTATGTTCATCGCATTGGTAGAACAGGAAGAGCTGGTCAGGAAGGAAAAGCCATCTCTTTTTGCGATGTAGAAGAAAGACCGTATTTGGCTGATATCGAAAAATTGATCGGACTAAAAATCAAGATAGAAAAGATCAATAAATAG
- a CDS encoding helix-turn-helix domain-containing protein: MEDNTIFKISNKIKEIRKEKGITIQEVADRAGVSKGLISQIENNRTIPSLLVLINIINALNIDLNEFFKDFNSELDSGPVVVRKKDTYSPFEKESAIGFHYKRIFTSAMDSSTMDIVLLELLPDAQRPMVETEAYEYKYIISGQVEYIFNDQKISLEEGDSIFFNGRLSHTPRNVGSEKAVMLIVYFFENKK, encoded by the coding sequence ATGGAAGATAATACGATATTCAAGATTAGCAATAAGATTAAGGAAATTCGAAAAGAAAAAGGAATTACCATACAGGAAGTTGCTGATAGAGCGGGGGTAAGCAAGGGACTTATTTCGCAGATTGAAAATAACAGAACAATACCCTCCCTACTGGTATTGATTAATATCATCAATGCACTGAATATTGATCTTAATGAGTTTTTTAAAGATTTTAATTCTGAATTGGATTCAGGCCCCGTGGTCGTTCGGAAAAAAGATACTTATAGTCCGTTTGAAAAAGAGTCGGCTATTGGTTTCCATTATAAAAGGATTTTTACATCTGCGATGGATAGTTCGACCATGGACATTGTTCTTTTGGAGTTGCTTCCGGATGCACAGCGACCAATGGTTGAGACCGAAGCTTATGAATATAAATATATCATTAGCGGGCAGGTTGAGTACATTTTCAATGATCAAAAAATTAGCTTAGAAGAGGGCGATTCGATCTTTTTTAATGGCCGATTGTCACATACACCGCGTAATGTTGGAAGTGAAAAGGCCGTCATGCTAATTGTATACTTTTTTGAAAATAAGAAATAG
- a CDS encoding GNAT family N-acetyltransferase produces MAKNRLIKIYKHHYTNEEVMERTEIVLDKNQRGELQLFSDERKAGLMSIAIIDGNLVVYHTEVDEAYEGRGFAKILLEKLVAHARENNMKIVPLCPYVNAQFHRHPELYQDVWFKKTV; encoded by the coding sequence ATTGCCAAAAATCGATTAATTAAAATATATAAACATCATTATACAAACGAGGAAGTTATGGAAAGAACTGAAATTGTATTAGACAAAAATCAACGTGGAGAGCTTCAATTATTCTCCGATGAACGCAAAGCAGGTTTAATGAGTATCGCTATCATTGACGGTAATCTCGTTGTTTACCATACAGAGGTGGACGAAGCCTATGAGGGAAGAGGATTTGCAAAAATACTGCTCGAGAAATTAGTAGCTCATGCGCGCGAAAACAACATGAAAATTGTTCCATTATGTCCTTATGTAAATGCGCAGTTTCATCGTCATCCAGAACTATATCAAGACGTTTGGTTTAAAAAAACGGTATAA
- a CDS encoding ring-cleaving dioxygenase: MENKILGLHHITAIADNAKRNLDFYTKVLGVRLVKKTVNFDDPGTYHFYFGNEQGEPGTILTFFPWEGIGKGTAGAGMATHIGYAVPQGSLDFWKNRLVEHQISLQESEIFGEKLISFNDPDGLQLQFIETKDDRKAWTTTDINSEHALKGFHNITLSLKEADPTLKVLTDILGYSLQQQHDNRYRLTTDSIDTANIVDIIADKNLPYGKNAAGTNHHVAFRVKDDNVLMEYREKVLSAGLDITPKIDRDYFFSLYFREPGGVLFEIATDNPGFTVDEPLSSLGSALKLPKQYESYRSQIEQTLPKID; the protein is encoded by the coding sequence ATGGAAAATAAAATATTAGGGTTACACCACATTACTGCGATAGCAGACAACGCAAAGCGAAATCTCGATTTTTACACGAAAGTACTGGGTGTACGCCTTGTCAAAAAAACAGTTAATTTCGACGACCCCGGCACATACCACTTCTACTTCGGCAATGAACAGGGCGAACCAGGAACGATCCTCACTTTTTTCCCATGGGAGGGTATCGGAAAAGGTACCGCAGGAGCAGGAATGGCGACTCATATTGGCTATGCCGTACCTCAAGGGAGTTTGGATTTTTGGAAAAATCGCTTAGTGGAACATCAGATTAGTTTACAGGAAAGTGAAATTTTTGGAGAGAAGCTAATTTCATTTAATGATCCCGATGGATTGCAGCTTCAGTTTATTGAAACAAAAGATGATAGAAAAGCATGGACAACGACTGACATCAATAGCGAACATGCACTAAAAGGCTTCCATAATATCACGCTTTCTTTAAAAGAAGCAGATCCGACGCTAAAAGTATTGACCGATATTTTGGGTTATTCGCTCCAACAACAGCATGATAATCGTTATAGGTTAACAACGGATAGCATTGATACGGCTAACATTGTTGACATAATAGCGGATAAAAATCTGCCATACGGCAAAAATGCAGCCGGTACAAATCATCATGTCGCATTTCGGGTAAAGGACGACAATGTTTTGATGGAGTATCGTGAAAAGGTACTTTCAGCAGGGTTAGATATCACACCAAAAATAGATCGAGATTACTTTTTCTCACTCTATTTTCGTGAACCTGGTGGTGTCTTATTTGAAATCGCCACGGACAATCCCGGATTTACGGTAGACGAACCGCTATCCAGCTTAGGATCTGCACTCAAATTGCCAAAGCAATATGAAAGCTACCGTTCGCAGATTGAACAGACATTGCCAAAAATCGATTAA
- a CDS encoding Gfo/Idh/MocA family oxidoreductase — protein sequence MNRKDFIKTSTVLAASSFFLNAKGSNFLDRSIRVGLIGVNGMGWSDLNALLKNDGLVCTALCDVDENILKKRAEELQKRNIQVETFVDYKKMLNSSIVDAVIIATPDHWHCLQMVDAVNAGKHVYVEKPIGNSIVECQLMVQAAKKNNAIVQVGQWQRSQQHFKDAIDFVHSGKLGKIRLVKAWSYQGWKSAIPIVPDEPVPAGVHYTEWLGPAQKRPFNSNRFHFNFRWFWDYAGGLMTDWGVHMLDYALLGMKVSDPKSIMASGGKFAFPDDAGQTPDTMTAVYEFDGFNIQWEHAKGIDLGPYNRNHGVAFIGNNGTLVLNRSGWEVIPEKGRMEAVTIQPSLDNGLDKHMENFVAAIRQRNPEVLHAPIEVGAHIAIFSQLGNIAFRTGQKLYWDKDKQHFTDQKANKYLASVYHNGYKYPKV from the coding sequence ATGAATAGAAAAGATTTTATCAAAACGTCCACTGTTTTAGCTGCATCGTCATTTTTCTTAAATGCTAAAGGTTCAAACTTTTTAGATCGATCCATCCGGGTTGGATTAATTGGTGTAAATGGTATGGGCTGGTCTGATTTGAATGCATTGTTAAAGAATGATGGCTTGGTGTGTACTGCTCTTTGTGATGTGGATGAAAATATTCTTAAAAAGAGAGCTGAAGAACTTCAAAAAAGAAATATACAGGTCGAAACGTTTGTAGATTATAAGAAGATGCTCAATAGCTCGATTGTAGACGCGGTCATCATTGCCACACCCGATCATTGGCATTGCCTGCAAATGGTAGATGCCGTAAATGCTGGAAAGCATGTATATGTCGAAAAGCCCATTGGTAACTCCATTGTTGAATGTCAATTAATGGTTCAGGCAGCAAAAAAGAATAATGCTATTGTTCAAGTCGGGCAATGGCAAAGAAGTCAGCAACATTTTAAGGACGCCATTGATTTTGTTCATTCCGGTAAATTGGGCAAAATAAGATTGGTAAAAGCTTGGTCTTATCAAGGGTGGAAAAGTGCTATTCCCATCGTGCCCGATGAACCGGTTCCCGCAGGTGTACATTATACGGAATGGCTAGGTCCGGCACAAAAAAGACCATTTAATTCGAATCGATTCCATTTTAATTTTCGATGGTTTTGGGACTATGCCGGAGGTTTGATGACAGATTGGGGCGTGCATATGTTGGATTATGCGTTACTTGGGATGAAGGTTTCCGATCCAAAATCCATTATGGCCTCTGGAGGTAAGTTTGCATTCCCGGACGATGCAGGCCAAACGCCTGATACGATGACTGCTGTGTATGAGTTTGATGGCTTCAATATCCAATGGGAACATGCCAAGGGGATCGATCTCGGTCCTTATAACCGCAATCACGGTGTCGCATTTATTGGTAACAATGGTACGCTGGTCTTGAACAGGTCGGGCTGGGAGGTTATTCCAGAAAAAGGGAGGATGGAAGCGGTCACTATCCAACCTTCTTTAGATAATGGACTGGACAAACATATGGAAAATTTTGTAGCAGCAATTCGCCAACGTAATCCAGAAGTACTGCATGCACCAATTGAAGTGGGGGCGCATATTGCCATCTTTTCCCAGCTCGGAAATATTGCATTCAGGACCGGACAAAAACTCTACTGGGATAAAGATAAACAGCATTTCACCGATCAGAAAGCAAATAAATACTTAGCTTCGGTTTATCATAACGGCTATAAATACCCAAAAGTATAA
- a CDS encoding glycoside hydrolase family 16 protein, whose translation MKRVFGLSCFYLLFSACSVHYSPKDHPYVYVQKKDREIKEWKLVWEEHFNSPKLDSSKWSRIPAGGADWNRHMSTDDACFGWENGELILKGIKNTDKNRDSRPFLTGGIWSKGKFAFQYGRIEIRAKLGSAKGAWPAMWMLAELDKYGKYPRNGEIDIMEHLNFDHIIYQTTHSYYTLDLGQKENPKHFGTASIKSE comes from the coding sequence ATGAAAAGAGTCTTCGGCCTAAGTTGTTTTTATCTGTTGTTTTCTGCATGTAGTGTTCATTATAGTCCCAAAGATCATCCTTATGTATATGTGCAAAAGAAAGATCGAGAGATTAAGGAATGGAAGCTGGTATGGGAAGAGCACTTTAATTCCCCTAAGCTAGACAGTAGTAAATGGTCCCGGATTCCAGCAGGCGGAGCCGACTGGAATCGACACATGAGTACAGATGACGCCTGTTTTGGATGGGAAAATGGAGAGTTGATTCTTAAAGGAATTAAAAATACAGACAAAAATAGAGATTCAAGACCATTTTTGACAGGTGGGATATGGAGTAAGGGAAAGTTTGCTTTTCAGTACGGACGCATAGAAATCCGAGCTAAACTTGGAAGTGCAAAAGGGGCATGGCCTGCCATGTGGATGCTGGCGGAGTTAGATAAGTATGGGAAGTATCCAAGAAATGGTGAAATTGATATTATGGAACATCTTAATTTTGATCATATCATTTACCAGACAACACATTCATACTATACCTTAGATTTGGGGCAAAAGGAGAATCCCAAACATTTTGGTACCGCTTCGATCAAATCAGAATAG
- a CDS encoding response regulator, with amino-acid sequence MRIERSLKCVLLDDEIPSLRFLKMLCEQIPGVEVVKTFNEPATLLREYRSLSFDFCILDIEMPEFNGFDVARELKGFPIVFSTAYKQYASDAFDINAVDYMRKPISLQRLQQAIMKVGQIINNKAEIVSFAQFNTNKGKTVLYFDQINYVQIAEVDSRDKTVYLADGSFILLKNISFDKLMEILPEHDFIRINKKEIIATKIVKFFSADQITSNLFDEQDMPLLFNLGESYKKMFFEKFS; translated from the coding sequence ATGCGGATTGAAAGAAGTTTGAAATGTGTTCTTCTGGATGATGAAATACCAAGCTTGAGGTTCTTGAAAATGCTCTGTGAGCAAATTCCAGGGGTAGAGGTGGTGAAAACCTTTAATGAACCAGCAACATTGTTGAGAGAATACCGTTCACTAAGTTTTGATTTTTGTATTCTGGATATTGAAATGCCGGAATTTAATGGATTTGATGTAGCCAGAGAACTCAAGGGTTTTCCGATTGTGTTTTCTACCGCATATAAACAATATGCGAGCGATGCTTTTGATATTAATGCTGTAGATTACATGCGTAAACCAATATCTCTGCAACGTCTTCAGCAGGCCATTATGAAAGTAGGACAAATAATCAATAATAAAGCTGAAATTGTCTCGTTTGCACAGTTTAATACGAATAAAGGAAAAACGGTATTGTATTTCGATCAGATTAACTATGTTCAAATAGCTGAAGTAGACAGCCGTGATAAAACAGTTTATTTGGCTGATGGTTCGTTCATTTTGTTGAAAAATATAAGCTTCGATAAGTTGATGGAGATTTTGCCTGAACATGACTTTATACGCATCAATAAAAAAGAGATCATTGCAACCAAGATCGTTAAATTTTTCTCCGCTGATCAAATAACAAGCAACTTGTTTGACGAACAAGATATGCCTCTTTTGTTTAATTTGGGGGAATCGTACAAGAAAATGTTTTTCGAGAAATTCAGTTGA